In the Topomyia yanbarensis strain Yona2022 chromosome 3, ASM3024719v1, whole genome shotgun sequence genome, one interval contains:
- the LOC131691167 gene encoding clotting factor G beta subunit-like, which produces MKHLIFHAFIAITFYSYAQCVQSCGKRQIKTRNLITNSLDAQPGDFPWHVAILQRVPVKQYICGGTLVGQSIIITSAHCVSIPGHRQAKPIEDLVVQVGKHLLNAPASASEPEYSLSSIIVHQASNEEQTDHDIALMITEEPVRYGKFVQPACLPTFSLIRDNLVGTIVGWGFTEHDSISNVLRAANVPIVTKDVCIRSNLEAFARSVTDEMFCAGYRNGTNACNGDSGGGLFRNVQGRWYLVGIISFSVTKQMNENLCSSTDYTALVNVAKYKGWIKENSDSNLDLSCPETKSAASTTTKKQYFVHNNKEVTFLEAWRLCQNTGHQLATITSEEDSQLIAHAISKSGNKKGPWYTAGTDLGNEGQFVWISTNKPVGYQTGYLNFRPDQPNDAWGNEDCLEIGRWGGVEWNDIPCDWKQRYICESVI; this is translated from the exons ATGAAACATTTAATATTTCACGCGTTCATTGCGATCACTTTCTATAGTTATGCACAGTGTGTTCAGTCGTGTGGCAAGCGACAAATAAAAACTCGAAACCTGATAACAAATTCACTCGATGCTCAACCCGGGGATTTCCCTTGGCATGTGGCCATCCTACAGCGCGTCCCGGTAAAACAGTACATTTGTGGCGGTACCCTGGTTGGGCAAAGCATCATAATTACGTCGGCACACTGTGTTAGCATTCCTGGCCACAGACAGGCAAAGCCCATCGAAGATCTGGTGGTGCAAGTGGGGAAACATCTGCTCAACGCACCGGCAAGTGCATCAGAGCCTGAGTATTCACTGAGCTCCATCATTGTGCACCAGGCTTCCAATGAGGAGCAAACCGATCACGATATTGCACTGATGATCACGGAGGAACCGGTGCGGTACGGGAAGTTCGTCCAACCGGCTTGTCTTCCGACGTTTTCGTTGATTCGAGACAACTTAGTTGGTACGATAGTCGGCTGGGGTTTTACGGAACATGACTCCATCTCCAACGTCCTAAGGGCAGCGAATGTACCGATCGTTACAAAGGATGTTTGTATACGGAGTAATCTGGAAGCATTTGCACGCAGTGTGACCGATGAAATGTTTTGCGCTGGCTATCGGAATGGTACCAATGCTTGCAACGGAGATAGTGGTGGAGGTTTATTCCGGAATGTGCAGGGAAGATGGTATTTGGTGGGAATCATTTCATTTTCCGTGACTAAGCAAATGAATGAAAATCTGTGTAGCTCAACCGATTATACTGCCTTAGTGAACGTAGCCAAATATAAAGGTTGGATAAAGGAGAACTCAG ATTCAAATTTGGACCTTTCGTGTCCGGAAACAAAATCAGCTGCCAGTACTACAACgaagaaacaatatttcgttcATAACAATAAGGAGGTTACATTTTTAGAAGCCTGGAGACTCTGTCAAAACACAGGACATCAACTGGCTACGATCACATCCGAGGAGGACAGCCAACTGATTGCACACGCGATAAGTAAATCTGGAAATAAGAAAGGTCCTTGGTATACAGCTGGAACCGATTTGGGCAATGAGGGACAATTCGTTTGGATTTCCACCAACAAGCCGGTTGGATATCAGACTGGATATTTGAATTTCAGACCCGATCAGCCGAATGATGCATGGGGAAACGAAGACTGTCTCGAAATCGGCCGTTGGGGAGGAGTTGAATGGAATGATATACCGTGTGATTGGAAGCAAAGATACATTTGCGAGAGCGTTATTTGA